A DNA window from Comamonas fluminis contains the following coding sequences:
- a CDS encoding mercuric reductase, giving the protein MSGEQRFDAIVIGAGQAGPFLGATLVARGMKVALIEERDLGGTCVNRGCTPTKTLRKSARVAHMARRASEFGVQTGSVQVNFRAAMERMQRRVEEARSGLQAWLGQLEGLTIIKARGRLAGRDGEQFVVLAGEHQLVAPKVVLNTGTRPFVPPVPGLDELPFLDNERLLALRELPSRLVIIGGGYISLEMAQIFRRLGSEVAILETGPRLTAREDEDIAAAVTGMLTAEGIEVNTGVRIERVGKADNDAGVRVQLAGGRSVDGSHLLVATGRIPNTDCLGLETVGLEVSARGYLVTNDRLETAVPGIWALGDINQRGAFTHTSYHDQDIVAENLAGGQRSAAARVGIYAMFTDPPLAHVGLYEADARKLVTEGRRISQAVHAMKDVSRAKEEGETVGKIKLLIDEDSGHFLGATMLGIQSDEIIQAIGLVMASGGTWKVVRDALPVHPTVTEFLPTIIDRRKPLTASPG; this is encoded by the coding sequence ATGAGCGGGGAACAGAGGTTCGACGCGATCGTGATCGGAGCCGGTCAGGCCGGTCCCTTTCTGGGCGCGACACTCGTTGCCCGGGGTATGAAGGTGGCGCTCATCGAGGAGCGTGACCTGGGTGGTACCTGTGTCAATCGGGGCTGCACCCCAACCAAGACCCTACGCAAGTCGGCTCGTGTGGCTCACATGGCGCGCCGGGCCAGCGAATTCGGTGTGCAAACCGGGTCGGTCCAGGTCAACTTCAGGGCAGCGATGGAGCGCATGCAACGCCGGGTGGAGGAGGCTCGCTCTGGCCTGCAGGCCTGGCTGGGCCAGTTGGAAGGACTCACCATCATCAAGGCGCGCGGTCGCCTGGCGGGCCGTGACGGCGAACAGTTCGTGGTGCTGGCCGGCGAGCATCAGCTGGTGGCGCCCAAGGTGGTGCTGAACACCGGCACACGTCCCTTTGTTCCGCCGGTGCCTGGGCTGGACGAGCTGCCGTTCCTGGACAACGAACGGCTGTTGGCGCTGCGTGAATTACCGTCCAGGCTGGTGATCATCGGCGGTGGATACATCAGCCTGGAGATGGCTCAGATCTTTCGGCGGCTGGGAAGTGAGGTTGCCATTCTGGAAACAGGGCCCCGCCTCACGGCCCGCGAGGACGAGGACATTGCAGCCGCTGTGACCGGAATGCTGACAGCGGAAGGCATCGAAGTGAACACCGGCGTGCGCATTGAGCGGGTCGGCAAGGCGGACAACGACGCTGGCGTGCGGGTGCAGTTGGCTGGTGGCCGCAGCGTGGATGGCAGCCACCTGCTGGTGGCCACCGGGCGAATACCGAACACCGACTGTCTGGGCCTGGAAACGGTGGGCCTGGAGGTCAGTGCGCGAGGCTACCTGGTCACCAACGACCGGCTCGAAACCGCGGTTCCCGGCATCTGGGCGCTGGGTGACATCAATCAGCGCGGGGCCTTTACCCACACCAGCTACCACGATCAGGACATCGTGGCGGAGAACCTGGCCGGAGGGCAACGCAGCGCCGCCGCGCGCGTCGGCATTTATGCCATGTTTACCGATCCTCCGCTGGCCCACGTCGGTCTTTATGAGGCCGACGCGCGAAAACTCGTGACCGAAGGGCGACGCATTTCCCAGGCGGTTCACGCCATGAAGGACGTCAGTCGCGCGAAGGAAGAAGGCGAAACCGTGGGCAAGATCAAGCTCCTCATCGATGAGGACAGTGGTCATTTCCTCGGAGCGACCATGCTCGGGATCCAGTCGGACGAGATCATCCAGGCGATCGGTCTGGTGATGGCCAGTGGCGGCACCTGGAAGGTGGTCCGGGATGCATTGCCCGTTCACCCGACGGTCACCGAGTTCCTGCCCACCATCATTGATCGACGCAAGCCCTTGACCGCAAGTCCTGGGTGA
- a CDS encoding sulfite oxidase-like oxidoreductase codes for MPINRSFSGRNRDVHNHGGRLPPGQSLTEGFPVLTAGPTPKALALGDWRLTLKVGVRPVRVWTWSEFQALPQTEQVVDIHCVTTWSKFDTRWRGVTLDTLLQAAGLEAPTPWVLAHSQDGYSTNVPLADLTQGRAMIATHYDDRPLAPEHGGPARLLVPHLYFWKSAKWVNALQFNERDEAGFWELRGYHMRGDPFKEERYG; via the coding sequence ATGCCCATCAACCGCTCATTCAGCGGCCGCAATCGCGATGTCCACAACCACGGCGGTCGACTTCCGCCAGGACAGTCCCTGACGGAAGGTTTTCCCGTGCTGACTGCGGGCCCCACCCCAAAAGCCTTGGCGCTTGGCGATTGGCGCTTGACCTTGAAGGTCGGTGTGCGGCCGGTTCGCGTTTGGACCTGGAGCGAATTCCAGGCCCTGCCCCAGACCGAGCAGGTGGTCGATATCCATTGCGTTACCACCTGGTCGAAATTCGACACCCGCTGGCGCGGTGTGACGTTGGACACCTTGTTGCAGGCGGCCGGACTGGAAGCGCCCACGCCTTGGGTGTTGGCGCATTCTCAGGACGGCTACTCCACCAACGTGCCGTTGGCCGATCTGACACAAGGGCGCGCAATGATCGCAACGCACTACGACGACCGACCGCTCGCGCCCGAGCACGGGGGACCGGCACGCCTGTTGGTGCCGCATCTCTACTTCTGGAAGTCGGCCAAGTGGGTCAATGCGCTGCAGTTCAACGAGCGCGACGAGGCCGGGTTCTGGGAACTGCGGGGCTATCACATGCGAGGCGACCCTTTCAAGGAAGAGCGCTATGGATGA
- the egtB gene encoding ergothioneine biosynthesis protein EgtB — protein MTLTRYVSVRSRSERLCAPLSAEDHVPQPVSDVSPPKWHLAHTTWFFETFVLAKQQPDYRLFHPLYGYLFNSYYESEGAHLARPQRGSLSRPTVAEVMAYRAHVDESMRRMLKEPLEPAVAALVELGMQHEQQHQELLITDIKYILGHNPLHPAYDPLGIGPQDVTAEHDGTCPPLDDWLSVEGQTIRMGHQGPGFAFDNESPSHLALIQGVDIRVALVTNDEYLQFMRDGGYQRHSLWHAEGWDWVQTLKFRAPMYWQPDPNQPDGWGHYTLQGVMPLTSQAPVTHVSYYEAHAFCDWAGWRLPTEFEWEAAASRFDWGRRWEWTRSAYQPYPGFARSEGAVGEYNGKFMVNQQVLRGASWATSPGHARLTYRNFFHAPLRWQFTGIRPVRSRESA, from the coding sequence GTGACCCTAACCCGATACGTCTCTGTCCGTTCGCGCAGCGAACGTCTGTGTGCCCCTCTGAGTGCCGAGGACCATGTTCCCCAACCGGTTTCCGACGTCAGTCCGCCGAAGTGGCACTTGGCCCACACCACGTGGTTCTTCGAGACTTTTGTCCTCGCGAAACAACAGCCGGACTATCGACTGTTCCATCCTCTGTATGGCTACCTGTTCAACAGCTACTACGAATCGGAGGGCGCTCACCTGGCACGCCCGCAGCGAGGGAGCTTGAGTCGCCCGACGGTGGCTGAGGTGATGGCGTATCGCGCGCATGTGGACGAGTCCATGCGCCGTATGCTGAAGGAACCACTGGAGCCCGCGGTCGCGGCCTTGGTAGAGCTGGGCATGCAGCATGAACAACAGCATCAGGAGTTGCTGATCACAGACATCAAGTACATCCTGGGCCACAACCCATTGCATCCGGCGTATGACCCTCTGGGCATCGGTCCCCAAGATGTGACGGCCGAACATGATGGAACCTGCCCACCACTGGACGATTGGCTTAGCGTCGAAGGGCAGACGATTCGCATGGGCCACCAGGGGCCAGGGTTCGCCTTCGACAACGAGTCGCCATCGCATTTGGCGCTCATTCAAGGAGTAGACATCCGTGTGGCGCTAGTCACCAATGATGAATACCTTCAGTTCATGCGCGACGGAGGATATCAGCGCCATTCGCTCTGGCATGCGGAAGGCTGGGACTGGGTGCAAACGCTTAAATTCCGTGCGCCGATGTACTGGCAGCCCGACCCTAACCAGCCTGACGGATGGGGTCATTACACGCTCCAGGGGGTGATGCCGCTGACCAGTCAGGCACCAGTCACGCATGTCAGTTACTACGAGGCACACGCTTTCTGCGATTGGGCGGGGTGGCGATTGCCCACCGAGTTCGAGTGGGAAGCAGCGGCAAGCCGGTTCGACTGGGGGCGTCGATGGGAATGGACGCGCAGTGCCTATCAGCCCTATCCCGGTTTTGCCCGCAGCGAGGGCGCAGTGGGCGAATACAACGGGAAGTTCATGGTGAACCAGCAGGTCTTGCGCGGAGCGTCCTGGGCCACATCGCCGGGCCACGCCCGTTTGACATACCGGAACTTCTTTCACGCTCCGTTGCGTTGGCAGTTCACGGGCATCCGTCCTGTTCGCTCGCGGGAGTCCGCATGA
- a CDS encoding bifunctional alpha/beta hydrolase/OsmC family protein, whose protein sequence is MSSEKVGFAGSSQGLLVGVLERPDHAPLQALAVFAHCFTCGKNSLAATRISRALAQQGIATLRFDFTGLGESEGDFGRGGFSSSVADIVAAVHWMQSTIGMPALLVGHSLGGTAAIAAAARLDGIRAVCTLGAPATADHVLRHFGPTKSEEDGQIQVDLGGRAFRIAPAFIEELQAQAHENPVKGLRAALLVMHAPSDAVVDIGEAQDLFKAARHPKSFISLDDADHLLTRPADAQYAADLIGAWASRFLPMRAERNDAPSDLRAGEVWVGEHDHAFWRSMRAGPHHLDADEPKEVGGGERGPDPYELLLMSLGACTSMTLRQYAKRKGYALKDVQVRLRHERAHATDCQECGDRSGQVDHVTRQLLLSGPLSESQRQDLLRIADRCPVHRTLENHPVITTTLIRD, encoded by the coding sequence ATGAGCAGCGAAAAGGTAGGCTTCGCTGGCAGCAGCCAGGGTCTGCTGGTGGGTGTCTTGGAACGCCCGGACCATGCACCGTTACAAGCCCTGGCGGTGTTTGCCCACTGCTTTACCTGCGGAAAGAACTCTCTCGCCGCGACCCGCATCAGCCGGGCGCTGGCTCAGCAGGGCATCGCCACGCTGCGCTTTGATTTCACCGGTCTGGGCGAGAGCGAAGGCGACTTCGGGCGCGGTGGCTTTTCGTCCAGCGTGGCGGACATTGTGGCGGCGGTGCACTGGATGCAGAGCACGATCGGCATGCCTGCACTGTTGGTCGGACACAGCCTGGGGGGGACGGCGGCCATCGCGGCGGCTGCCCGCCTCGACGGCATACGGGCGGTTTGCACGCTGGGCGCACCCGCGACGGCCGACCATGTGCTTCGTCACTTCGGTCCGACCAAGTCCGAAGAGGATGGGCAGATCCAGGTCGACCTGGGCGGCCGGGCGTTCAGGATCGCGCCGGCCTTCATTGAAGAGCTCCAGGCCCAAGCCCACGAGAACCCGGTCAAGGGGCTTCGCGCGGCCTTGCTGGTTATGCACGCGCCAAGTGACGCGGTGGTGGACATCGGCGAGGCACAGGACCTGTTCAAGGCGGCCAGACATCCTAAGAGTTTCATCAGCCTGGACGATGCGGACCATCTGCTCACGCGCCCGGCCGATGCGCAGTATGCGGCTGACCTGATTGGCGCCTGGGCCTCGCGGTTTCTGCCGATGCGAGCCGAGCGAAACGATGCGCCGTCGGACCTTCGTGCGGGCGAGGTGTGGGTGGGGGAGCACGATCACGCCTTCTGGCGATCGATGCGAGCAGGTCCGCACCACCTCGACGCCGATGAGCCCAAGGAAGTGGGTGGTGGCGAACGCGGGCCCGATCCTTATGAACTTCTGCTGATGTCGCTGGGCGCCTGCACGTCCATGACATTGCGCCAGTACGCCAAGCGAAAAGGCTATGCGCTCAAGGATGTCCAGGTCAGGTTGCGTCATGAGCGCGCGCACGCGACCGATTGCCAGGAGTGCGGGGATCGCTCGGGACAGGTTGACCACGTCACGCGGCAGCTCCTGCTGAGCGGACCGTTGAGTGAAAGCCAGCGACAGGACCTGTTGCGCATCGCCGATCGTTGCCCCGTGCATCGAACGCTGGAGAACCATCCGGTGATCACCACCACACTGATTCGGGACTGA
- a CDS encoding protein adenylyltransferase SelO family protein, whose product MSDLDLEAQAPESALEEGKVFDYITGKQVKETDKERVRQRIARAIIHEYGIAAEDMEPDFKVKLHGKNRKIDIAIFKPGQPHTEDNLYRAVVVEKEPKIGTKGAYRMRDPEEARKEFELLETVMAEVDSCDYGLWTNGLEFFFFKKEVTRFDTKFKPIGDWPLGDDTFSVEGRSMGRLRRAEPEMLRIAFRRCHNYIHGNEGMPKDAAFWQFLYLIFCKMYDEQQPNEARQFWVGAFEPFDPAGREQIRKRIKPLFEAVKKKYHGLFKGNEEITLSDRALAFIVSELARYDFGRTDVDAKGTAYQEIVGTNLRGDRGQYFTPRGAIRLVVQMLAPKEHERVLDSSCGTGGFLVETLIRTGERVNREGSPPGAILVRVAASHLRVGTFEFFAAREEEVMLRRLLDYAVARHDPALAKLSDKPIPMLEAVCERQAQLIARWMGVGFIHGVMNTDNMSISGETIDYGPCAFMEGFDPATVFSSIDRQGRYAYGQQPAMAQWNLARLAEALLPVLDARDIDVVERVEQVVAGFAVRFDRHWTGQLRAKLGLAAEEPDDRALADDFLQLLQREKVDFTLAFRLLSDAITGPDAALHDLFGRERPALSDWLARWRQRMAREGRTLQDCAATAWSVNPFVIPRNHQVEAALSSAVDEADLGPFERLLAVLGRPYETVESARPFTLPASPEVAAAHRTFCGT is encoded by the coding sequence ATGAGTGACCTCGATCTAGAAGCCCAAGCGCCCGAGAGTGCGCTCGAAGAGGGTAAGGTCTTTGACTACATCACTGGCAAGCAAGTCAAAGAAACCGACAAGGAGCGGGTGCGTCAACGCATTGCCCGCGCCATCATTCATGAATACGGCATTGCCGCCGAAGACATGGAGCCGGACTTCAAGGTCAAGCTGCACGGCAAGAACCGCAAGATTGATATTGCCATCTTCAAGCCAGGGCAACCTCACACCGAAGACAACCTCTACCGCGCCGTTGTGGTCGAGAAAGAGCCCAAGATCGGCACCAAGGGCGCTTACCGCATGCGTGACCCGGAAGAGGCGCGCAAAGAGTTTGAGCTGCTCGAAACCGTGATGGCCGAAGTCGATAGCTGCGACTACGGCCTGTGGACTAATGGCCTGGAATTTTTCTTCTTCAAGAAGGAAGTCACCCGCTTCGACACCAAGTTCAAGCCCATCGGTGACTGGCCCCTGGGTGATGACACCTTCAGCGTCGAAGGCCGTTCCATGGGGCGCTTGCGCCGTGCCGAGCCGGAAATGCTGCGCATCGCCTTCCGGCGCTGCCACAACTACATCCACGGCAATGAAGGCATGCCCAAGGACGCTGCGTTCTGGCAGTTTCTGTATCTCATCTTCTGCAAGATGTATGACGAACAGCAGCCCAACGAAGCGCGGCAGTTCTGGGTAGGCGCGTTCGAGCCCTTTGACCCTGCTGGCCGTGAACAAATCCGCAAGCGCATCAAGCCGCTTTTCGAGGCGGTCAAGAAGAAGTACCACGGCCTGTTCAAGGGTAACGAAGAAATCACCCTGTCCGACCGGGCGCTCGCCTTCATCGTTTCCGAGCTGGCACGCTATGACTTTGGCCGCACCGATGTCGATGCCAAGGGCACGGCCTACCAGGAAATCGTGGGCACCAACCTGCGTGGGGATCGTGGCCAATACTTCACCCCCCGTGGCGCCATTCGCCTCGTAGTGCAAATGCTCGCCCCCAAGGAACACGAGCGCGTGCTGGATTCATCGTGCGGCACGGGCGGCTTCCTGGTTGAAACCCTGATCCGGACCGGTGAGCGGGTGAACCGCGAGGGCTCGCCCCCCGGGGCGATCTTGGTGCGCGTGGCGGCCAGCCACTTGCGGGTGGGCACTTTTGAGTTCTTCGCGGCGCGGGAGGAGGAGGTGATGCTTCGGCGGCTGCTCGACTATGCCGTGGCGCGGCATGACCCCGCCCTCGCCAAGCTTTCCGACAAGCCCATTCCGATGCTGGAGGCCGTCTGTGAGCGGCAGGCGCAGCTGATTGCACGCTGGATGGGCGTGGGCTTCATCCACGGGGTGATGAACACCGACAACATGAGCATTTCGGGCGAGACCATCGACTATGGTCCGTGTGCGTTCATGGAGGGTTTCGATCCGGCCACGGTGTTCAGCTCGATCGACCGTCAGGGGCGATATGCCTACGGCCAGCAGCCGGCCATGGCGCAATGGAACCTGGCCCGTCTGGCCGAAGCGTTGCTGCCGGTTCTGGACGCCCGCGATATCGACGTCGTGGAACGGGTGGAACAGGTGGTGGCCGGGTTTGCCGTGCGCTTTGACCGGCATTGGACCGGGCAGCTGCGCGCCAAGCTGGGCTTGGCCGCTGAAGAGCCGGACGACCGCGCCCTGGCGGACGACTTCCTGCAGCTGCTGCAGCGGGAAAAGGTGGACTTCACGCTGGCGTTCCGCCTCCTGTCCGACGCCATCACGGGGCCGGATGCCGCACTGCACGACCTGTTCGGACGGGAGCGCCCGGCGCTCTCGGACTGGCTGGCGCGCTGGCGCCAGCGCATGGCCCGGGAGGGAAGGACCTTGCAGGACTGCGCCGCAACGGCGTGGTCGGTCAATCCCTTCGTGATCCCGCGCAATCACCAGGTGGAGGCGGCGCTGTCGAGTGCCGTGGACGAGGCCGACCTCGGTCCGTTCGAGCGCCTGCTGGCGGTGCTGGGGCGGCCGTACGAGACGGTGGAGTCCGCGCGGCCATTCACGCTGCCGGCCTCGCCCGAAGTGGCCGCAGCCCACCGCACCTTCTGCGGCACCTGA
- a CDS encoding DUF427 domain-containing protein: MRAIWKGTTIAESDDIVEVEGNAYFPHDALRPEHFKPSDTHTTCPWKGRASYYDVVVGEDVNADAAWYYPSPKAGAEAVTGRVAFWRGVEVRP; this comes from the coding sequence ATGAGAGCCATCTGGAAAGGCACCACCATCGCTGAGAGCGATGACATCGTGGAAGTTGAAGGCAACGCCTATTTCCCACACGACGCGTTGCGCCCGGAACATTTCAAACCAAGCGATACGCACACCACCTGTCCATGGAAGGGGCGGGCCAGCTACTACGACGTGGTGGTCGGCGAAGACGTGAACGCTGACGCGGCGTGGTACTACCCGTCGCCCAAGGCTGGTGCGGAGGCGGTGACCGGCAGGGTGGCGTTCTGGCGCGGTGTCGAGGTGCGGCCATGA
- the egtD gene encoding L-histidine N(alpha)-methyltransferase: MTDRDRLTEHVLQGLTRPQKALSSAWFYDDEGSRLFQQIMALPEYYLTRLEHELLRSRADELSRWIDPRCSPIDLIELGSGDGAKTLSLCQALAQREVDCIYRPMDVSAHALADLSRRFDTYLPRMAIEPVLGDYFEHWPQIAEGRRQVAMLLGSNLGNLDEHGAVKLLQRVHSHLRPGDLVLLGLDLVKDPAMLRAAYDDSQGVTAAFNLNLLTRLNRELGMDFDLTKFRHYASYCPLEHVARSFLVSQVDQVVHSRTLDRGFVFHAGETIYTEQSQKYSLASIEHLARRSGFDNTCTLTDPRGWYAITVWHRLPFTPTQQTST, encoded by the coding sequence ATGACTGATCGGGACAGACTGACGGAGCATGTTCTGCAAGGGTTGACGCGACCACAGAAGGCGCTCTCATCCGCTTGGTTCTACGACGATGAGGGCTCGCGCCTGTTTCAGCAGATCATGGCGCTGCCCGAGTACTACCTCACACGCCTTGAGCACGAGCTGCTGCGCTCACGCGCGGATGAGCTTTCCCGGTGGATAGATCCTCGGTGCAGCCCGATCGATCTGATTGAACTGGGCAGCGGCGACGGGGCCAAAACGCTGTCGCTGTGCCAGGCACTGGCGCAACGTGAAGTGGATTGCATCTACAGGCCTATGGATGTGTCCGCACACGCCCTAGCGGATCTGAGCCGCCGCTTTGACACGTACCTCCCCCGCATGGCCATCGAACCGGTGCTGGGAGACTATTTCGAGCATTGGCCTCAGATTGCCGAAGGGCGACGCCAGGTTGCAATGTTGCTGGGCAGCAATCTGGGCAACCTCGACGAACACGGTGCCGTCAAGCTGCTGCAGCGGGTGCATTCGCATTTGCGCCCGGGTGACCTTGTGCTGCTTGGTCTGGATCTGGTCAAGGACCCGGCCATGTTGCGCGCAGCATACGACGATTCACAGGGCGTGACCGCTGCGTTCAATTTGAATCTGCTGACGCGGTTGAATCGCGAGTTGGGCATGGACTTCGATCTGACGAAATTTCGGCACTACGCCAGCTACTGTCCGCTGGAACACGTGGCCAGAAGCTTTCTGGTGAGCCAAGTTGACCAGGTGGTCCACAGCAGAACCCTTGACCGAGGGTTTGTATTCCATGCCGGGGAGACCATCTATACAGAGCAATCCCAGAAATACTCCCTGGCTTCAATCGAACACCTCGCACGCCGAAGCGGGTTTGACAACACCTGCACCCTGACCGACCCCCGAGGCTGGTACGCCATCACCGTCTGGCACCGGCTACCGTTCACCCCAACGCAACAAACGTCGACCTGA
- the msrB gene encoding peptide-methionine (R)-S-oxide reductase MsrB gives MLTWKGVIQLVETGNPTPPRRVERSEAEWAQQLTPEQFRITRLKGTERAHSSSMCTLFSPGIYRCVCCGTELFDASTKYDSRSGWPSFTQAIAPGLVGYHGDNSHGMVRVETTCNVCDAHLGHVFPDGPKPSGLRYCINALALEKA, from the coding sequence ATGTTGACTTGGAAAGGAGTGATTCAACTGGTGGAAACGGGCAACCCGACGCCACCGCGCCGAGTTGAGCGCAGCGAAGCCGAGTGGGCCCAACAGCTGACGCCCGAGCAGTTCCGAATCACGCGGCTCAAGGGCACCGAACGGGCGCACAGCTCCTCGATGTGTACGCTGTTTTCGCCCGGGATCTACCGGTGCGTGTGCTGCGGCACTGAACTATTCGATGCGTCGACCAAATATGACAGCCGCAGCGGCTGGCCCAGCTTCACGCAGGCCATTGCCCCGGGTCTGGTGGGCTATCACGGAGACAACAGCCACGGCATGGTGCGGGTGGAGACGACGTGCAACGTCTGCGACGCCCACCTGGGTCACGTGTTTCCCGACGGACCCAAGCCCAGCGGTCTGCGCTACTGCATCAACGCCCTGGCACTGGAGAAAGCATGA
- a CDS encoding FAD-binding oxidoreductase: MDEAVGQHRLSWQTARIDALQALTPRVMRVVLRPDRWVRPRPGQHLDVRLTAEDGYQAQRSYSLLSPPQRTGLYELGIERLDDGEVSTWFHDKAQHGETIEVLGPVGGHFVLDESNTRPALLIGGGSGVVPLLSMAAQRVGAYSQAHTTLLVAARHLDEVLLWPTLQRWEAFTPRFRSRLALSRDTCAPRAQDHVGRIDGADVAWALQQLGDVATESAQVFICGRNDFVESIVHMVTGLNVPEVSIRTERFGS, from the coding sequence ATGGATGAGGCTGTTGGTCAACACCGGCTGAGCTGGCAGACCGCACGCATCGATGCGTTGCAGGCACTGACTCCACGCGTCATGCGGGTGGTGCTGCGTCCTGACAGATGGGTTCGCCCGAGGCCGGGCCAGCATTTGGATGTCCGACTGACAGCGGAAGACGGCTATCAGGCACAACGGAGCTATTCACTCCTCTCACCTCCTCAACGTACCGGGCTCTATGAGCTTGGCATTGAGCGTTTGGACGATGGCGAAGTATCCACCTGGTTTCACGACAAGGCCCAGCACGGCGAAACGATTGAAGTCCTCGGACCGGTTGGAGGTCATTTTGTGCTTGACGAGTCGAACACACGACCAGCCTTGCTGATTGGGGGAGGATCTGGCGTCGTTCCCCTTTTGTCCATGGCAGCGCAACGCGTGGGTGCATACAGCCAAGCGCATACAACGCTGTTGGTTGCCGCACGCCATCTTGACGAAGTGTTGCTCTGGCCCACCCTGCAGCGATGGGAAGCGTTTACGCCGCGGTTTCGCAGCCGACTGGCGCTCTCGCGGGATACCTGTGCCCCGCGCGCACAGGACCACGTTGGCCGCATTGATGGAGCCGATGTTGCTTGGGCATTGCAGCAATTGGGTGATGTGGCGACCGAATCTGCGCAGGTTTTCATCTGCGGGCGTAATGACTTTGTCGAGTCCATCGTTCATATGGTCACCGGGCTAAATGTGCCCGAGGTCTCCATCCGCACCGAGCGCTTCGGAAGTTGA
- a CDS encoding MOSC domain-containing protein, whose amino-acid sequence MGGTLRDLVRRFHGTGRLGAIVLRPDRLKDAVSVQEARAEPGLGLIGDHRSLRLRQSDAQRHRELSLIQAEHLSLLGVWTGQAPIAPERLRRNLVISGINIAAMHSPFREERFVWRIGGSVRIEITGPCPPCSRMEDELGEGGYAALRGHGGATARIVVGGVLRVGDTVNLDVESTVG is encoded by the coding sequence ATGGGCGGCACGCTGCGCGACTTGGTCCGGCGCTTTCATGGCACAGGTCGACTTGGTGCCATCGTTCTGCGCCCGGATCGCCTCAAGGACGCTGTGTCCGTGCAGGAGGCCAGGGCCGAACCGGGTCTCGGGCTGATTGGCGATCACCGCTCCCTGCGGCTTCGTCAGTCGGATGCGCAACGCCATCGCGAGCTGAGTCTGATCCAGGCTGAGCACCTCAGCTTGCTCGGGGTCTGGACGGGGCAAGCCCCAATTGCCCCGGAGCGTTTGCGGCGCAACCTCGTGATCTCGGGGATCAACATCGCCGCGATGCATTCACCTTTCCGGGAAGAGCGCTTTGTCTGGCGAATTGGCGGTTCGGTCCGCATTGAAATCACGGGGCCATGTCCTCCTTGTTCACGCATGGAGGACGAGCTCGGTGAAGGCGGTTACGCCGCGCTGCGTGGTCACGGGGGCGCCACGGCACGGATCGTCGTAGGTGGCGTGCTACGGGTTGGAGATACCGTTAACCTTGACGTTGAATCCACCGTGGGCTGA